In Physeter macrocephalus isolate SW-GA chromosome 2, ASM283717v5, whole genome shotgun sequence, a single window of DNA contains:
- the SLC19A3 gene encoding thiamine transporter 2, which produces MSCFQTSASHSWIYPTVILCLFGFFSMMRPSEPFLMLYLSGPDKNLTSEEITNEIFPVWTYSYLVLLFPVFILTDYVRYKPVIILQGISFIITWLLLLFGQGVKTMQVVEFFYGMVTATEVAYYAYIYSMVSPEHYQKVSGYCRSATLVAYTAASVLAQLLVSLASLSYFYLNVISLASVSMAFLFSLFLPMPKKSMFFHAKPSKEAPPEPPGKDAVLEEPQKDHEPAGQEVFTVSGNLDDGQWSSPKPENVALRVFVQWLQDLKECYSSKHLFYWSLWWAFSTAGFNQVLNYVQVLWDYKAPGHSSVIYNGAVEAIATFGGALAAFAVGYVKVNWDLLGELALAIFSVVNAGSLFLMHYTTNIWACYAGYLLFKTGYMLLITIAVFQIAVNLSVERYALVFGINTFIALVIQTIITVIVVDQGGLGLPISIQFLVYGSYFAVIAGIFLMRSIFIIYSTKCRKTVQSSSTSQNPYGPHPEEPKNN; this is translated from the exons ATGAGTTGTTTCCAAACTTCAGCGAGCCATTCCTGGATTTATCCCACTGTGATCCTCTGCCTGTTTGGATTTTTCTCCATGATGAGACCCTCAGAACCCTTCCTTATGCTGTATTTATCTGGGCCAGATAAAAACCTGACCAGTGAAGAG ATCACAAATGAGATCTTCCCCGTGTGGACATACTCATACCTGGTGCTGCTGTTCCCGGTGTTTATCCTCACCGATTATGTCCGCTACAAGCCAGTCATCATCCTACAAGGGATTAGCTTCATCATCACCTGGCTGCTGCTCTTGTTTGGCCAAGGAGTGAAGACCATGCAGGTTGTAGAGTTCTTCTATGGGATGGTCACTGCCACCGAGGTGGCCTACTATGCCTACATTTACAGCATGGTCAGCCCAGAGCACTATCAGAAAGTGAGTGGCTACTGCAGGAGTGCCACGCTGGTGGCCTACACGGCGGCCTCAGTGCTGGCCCAACTCTTGGTATCCCTGGCCAGCCTATCGTACTTTTACCTCAACGTCATATCCTTGGCCTCTGTCTCCATGGCCTTCCTTTTCTCACTTTTCCTACCAATGCCTAAGAAGAGCATGTTTTTTCATGCAAAACCCAGCAAAGAAGCTCCTCCAGAGCCACCAGGAAAGGATGCTGTCTTAGAGGAACCTCAAAAGGATCACGAACCAGCTGGACAAGAAGTATTCACTGTTTCAGGGAACCTGGATGATGGCCAGTGGAGCAGCCCAAAGCCAGAAAATGTAGCTTTGAGAGTTTTTGTGCAGTGGTTACAGGATTTGAAGGAGTGTTACTCCTCAAAACATCTTTTTTACTGGTCCCTATGGTGGGCTTTTTCCACAGCAGGCTTTAACCAGGTTTTGAACTATGTTCAAGTCCTGTGGGATTACAAGGCACCAGGCCACAGTTCTGTAATATATAATGGAGCAGTAGAAGCTATTGCAACCTTTGGAG GGGCCCTGGCTGCCTTTGCAGTGGGTTATGTGAAAGTCAACTGGGATCTTCTGGGAGAGTTGGCTCTGGCCATCTTCTCGGTTGTCAATGCAGGCTCTCTATTTCTCATGCATTACACGACCAACATATGGGCATGCTATGCTGGCTATTTGTTATTCAAGACCGGCTATATGCTTCTTATCACTATAGCAGT GTTTCAGATCGCAGTTAATCTGAGTGTGGAACGTTATGCCCTGGTGTTTGGAATCAACACCTTCATTGCCCTGGTGATTCAGACCATTATAACCGTGATCGTAGTAGATCAGGGAGGATTGGGGCTGCCAATCAGCATTCAG tttttagTTTATGGGAGTTATTTTGCAGTCATTGCTGGCATTTTCCTAATGCGAAGCATATTCATTATCTACTCAACCAAATGCCGAAAGACGGTGCAGAGCTCTTCTACAAGTCAGAATCCATATGGGCCACACCCAGAAGAACCAAAGAACAACTAA